One Priestia megaterium DNA segment encodes these proteins:
- the alr gene encoding alanine racemase: protein MGIFYGRNTVIEINLDNFVYNFNQFRKHIPSDINIMASLKANAYGHGVLPLAKQLISLGVKHLAVAFIDEGIELREGGIENDVDILIFGYTPPEAVEEAIMYNLSITVYRPEDLHLIQETARRLDRRALIHIKIDSGMSRLGLQLEELDLFFNTLLHMNFVKIEGIFTHFACADEKDQSYTQMQQDIFKEALNTAMKLGLEIPYIHSSNSAASIDINNTIGNMVRLGIGLYGLYPSKEVNHNVVNLRPILTFKSRISHIKQGEKNRGVGYGATYKATGKEWIATIPVGYADGLNRQLSNKGYALIKGKRVPIIGRICMDQLMLDVTKVMPVQMNEEVVFYGSQEEETIHIDEIAKSLNTINYEVTCMLSRRIPRLFRYKGKVTHVINELRRQTL from the coding sequence ATGGGCATTTTTTATGGTAGAAATACAGTTATTGAAATAAATTTAGACAATTTTGTGTACAACTTTAATCAATTTAGAAAACATATTCCAAGCGATATAAATATTATGGCCTCCCTTAAAGCAAATGCATATGGGCATGGAGTTTTACCTCTTGCTAAACAGTTAATCTCTTTAGGAGTTAAGCATCTAGCCGTGGCTTTTATTGATGAAGGAATTGAACTTAGAGAGGGTGGAATTGAGAATGATGTAGATATCTTAATTTTTGGATATACTCCCCCGGAAGCTGTTGAGGAAGCCATAATGTATAATTTAAGTATAACTGTCTATAGACCTGAAGACTTGCATCTTATACAGGAAACAGCTCGTAGACTTGACCGCAGAGCGCTAATACATATAAAAATTGATTCAGGTATGAGTAGACTTGGCCTACAGTTAGAAGAATTAGATTTATTTTTCAACACATTATTGCACATGAATTTTGTTAAAATAGAGGGGATATTTACACATTTTGCTTGCGCAGACGAGAAAGATCAGTCTTATACTCAGATGCAGCAAGATATTTTTAAGGAAGCGTTAAATACAGCAATGAAGTTAGGGCTAGAAATCCCTTACATTCATTCTTCTAACAGTGCTGCCTCTATAGATATTAATAATACAATAGGGAATATGGTTCGTTTAGGAATTGGCTTATATGGTTTATACCCCTCTAAGGAAGTTAATCATAATGTAGTTAATTTACGTCCTATTTTAACTTTCAAGTCAAGGATATCTCATATAAAGCAAGGGGAAAAAAATAGAGGAGTAGGGTATGGTGCTACTTATAAGGCAACAGGAAAAGAGTGGATTGCCACTATTCCTGTCGGATACGCAGATGGGTTAAATAGACAATTATCCAATAAAGGATATGCTTTAATAAAAGGGAAAAGGGTTCCTATTATTGGACGTATATGTATGGATCAACTTATGTTAGACGTTACAAAAGTTATGCCTGTTCAAATGAATGAGGAAGTTGTGTTTTATGGAAGTCAAGAAGAAGAGACTATTCATATAGATGAAATTGCTAAATCTCTAAACACTATTAATTACGAAGTTACGTGTATGTTAAGTAGGAGAATACCACGACTCTTCAGATATAAAGGAAAAGTTACCCATGTAATTAATGAGTTAAGGAGACAAACACTTTAA
- a CDS encoding HU family DNA-binding protein codes for MNKTGLVDAVATQAELLKQDAKKAVESLFETISNTLANEEKIQLIEFETFEVRERAARPDRNLQTGKEMIIPGSKVPTFKPEKRIKNSC; via the coding sequence ATGAATAAAACTGGACTAGTAGATGCAGTTGCAACACAGGCAGAACTATTAAAGCAAGATGCTAAAAAAGCTGTGGAATCTTTGTTTGAAACGATTTCTAACACACTTGCAAACGAAGAAAAAATTCAATTGATTGAATTCGAAACATTTGAAGTACGTGAACGTGCAGCTCGTCCAGATCGTAACCTTCAAACAGGTAAGGAAATGATAATTCCAGGTTCAAAGGTTCCTACTTTTAAACCCGAGAAAAGAATTAAAAACAGCTGTTAA
- a CDS encoding YitT family protein has translation MTKKVIIIIRKIPVILVGSLLLSIGINGFLVPHYLLDGGTIGIALILHYYFEFPTGVMIIILGFPLCWFAWVYERTYFYNSFYGLVISSLLIEWLEPIKDQFRLPVFPSVILGGVCIGTGIGFMLRYETSTGGTDLLAQLISKAFSLNIGMVILIIDGFIITAGLPLLGPKTFLFLQNE, from the coding sequence TTGACTAAAAAGGTGATTATTATTATTCGGAAAATACCGGTTATTCTAGTCGGAAGCTTATTGTTAAGTATAGGAATTAATGGATTTTTAGTTCCTCATTATTTGTTGGATGGAGGAACAATTGGGATTGCTCTCATCCTTCACTATTATTTTGAATTTCCTACAGGTGTGATGATTATTATTTTGGGTTTTCCATTATGCTGGTTTGCTTGGGTTTATGAAAGAACTTATTTTTATAATAGTTTTTATGGGTTAGTTATTTCTTCTTTATTGATTGAGTGGCTAGAACCTATTAAAGACCAGTTTCGACTTCCTGTTTTTCCCAGCGTAATCCTTGGAGGAGTGTGTATTGGGACGGGGATTGGTTTTATGCTTCGATATGAGACAAGCACTGGAGGAACAGATTTACTAGCACAACTTATATCAAAAGCTTTTTCTTTAAACATAGGAATGGTTATTTTAATTATAGATGGTTTTATCATAACAGCAGGTCTTCCTTTATTAGGGCCTAAAACGTTTCTTTTTCTACAGAATGAGTAA
- a CDS encoding DUF421 domain-containing protein, which produces MDFFYNQESLTAIQWILRAVVSFFFLLLVTKIMGQRSLSQLRLLDFIMALSIGNIIAHPLSDQHLGMKGSMITIGVLVILYLIMVFLSLKWLKFTKFVDPSPFPLIKNGEIFYKGLTKARIPIDVLLTELRKKQIHDIQQVALALWESDGTISFFLESQYQTLTPKDMKLRTKSFSFPITIIKDGKVDFEELKQTGKDEDWVKKQIRTVHSLDIKNILLATMDDNNDKINVFLYK; this is translated from the coding sequence TTGGATTTTTTTTATAATCAAGAATCACTTACTGCAATTCAATGGATTCTAAGAGCAGTTGTTTCTTTTTTCTTTTTACTCCTTGTTACTAAAATAATGGGACAACGATCACTGTCTCAGTTAAGGTTACTTGATTTTATAATGGCTTTATCAATAGGGAATATTATTGCTCATCCTTTGTCAGATCAACATTTAGGAATGAAAGGTTCTATGATAACAATAGGTGTATTAGTTATTTTATATCTTATCATGGTATTTTTAAGTCTTAAGTGGTTAAAATTCACAAAATTTGTCGATCCTTCGCCTTTTCCTCTTATAAAAAATGGAGAAATATTTTATAAAGGTCTAACTAAAGCTAGGATACCTATTGATGTTTTACTAACAGAATTAAGGAAAAAACAAATACATGATATTCAACAAGTTGCTCTAGCATTATGGGAATCAGATGGTACTATCTCGTTTTTTTTAGAATCTCAGTATCAAACACTAACTCCTAAAGATATGAAGCTAAGGACAAAGTCATTCTCTTTTCCTATAACAATTATTAAAGATGGGAAGGTTGATTTTGAGGAATTAAAACAGACTGGCAAAGATGAAGATTGGGTGAAAAAACAGATTAGAACGGTACATAGTTTAGATATAAAGAATATTTTATTAGCAACTATGGATGATAATAATGACAAGATAAACGTGTTTTTATATAAGTAA